The following are from one region of the Megachile rotundata isolate GNS110a chromosome 15, iyMegRotu1, whole genome shotgun sequence genome:
- the mus304 gene encoding mutagen-sensitive 304: MNTDKLEGNSGNEYSLPAKRPKYDTNKETVAGAFKTNKESTKKSARSDDIWGDDFAEEDIEEMDFVATQACLQEQNVFSQPNREQNVPTVQRYYSMPSTSKVISNSNRNESKVKPCIPVPSMSQSNTVKKEMLHLKDTSTVLSVDYKDFEDKLLNRKVHNSTFKMDNNIISEAEYIKELEKLKLENKKLLDEFMTKEGEAVFLRNQLQQTQLRAENEKLEKTRFIEEQENRHRVEINAICKEKEHLKTQLELQTFEVRNLMERFKLLESGNVRLTEPHSMNFNVSTNKNRFSSPRSRSPVPSVKPAKVKETCIQTNIHNKNLFLLKVWNSYYPLSEIPKLIYDTPQPEKSVVDIQIIEKTGKRNLPILQEENTCRIFENPELVKPVTTMIDDKMLTVEFIFPEISVLQQKTNMELESENVIPIINKIIATARELLLNVITVLQTIFQAMNNDDIRDMNDIYFSDLYSNPNFNGKSACAANTWHECERGVETRRVFGVLSYISLESTYLSKYIAGKARLLTERDESYKCYSQHMIRYNMWSEKNQDFEILRMLLQFVTLVGSTRRAHQFSGLICAIMMLVYNVHKKVEYCSQGMDYVYRIFKEIVFSRPLPYCYALLSNMIMIFVKSATYLPKLCINSQSMAVNNWKGSLHFIPDACPLQIFLAQVENHHFDLIAAIDITDTLLKFVQYVLQTNVIPLRSDTLDSCNCCMKLLRFTIKTLSKCSEVNLSALGDFNLKRFPLKQEESCSLKNICSKHSPFLPESDKKCIREIYQDKFSDENAWTTMKRKQSKMLRDGIRFLSHLAICDPDFVIRLSDVEDAFHLFIRNINSFEDFVLHENEQEAMSRIKQTFIFDKVSQSEIEQAEKNTVTKQLDILSNFDETSVQPATSNSKKNENLYKILTVFKSLYK; encoded by the exons ATGAATACAGACAAATTGG AAGGTAATAGTGGGAATGAGTATTCCCTGCCTGCCAAGCGACCAAAATATGACACAAACAAAGAAACAGTGGCAGGTGcttttaaaacaaataaagagtCAACTAAAAAGTCTGCAAGATCTGATGATATATGGGGCGATGATTTCGCAGAAGAAGATATAGAAGAGATGGATTTTGTGGCAACTCAAGCTTGCTTACAg gAACAAAATGTTTTCAGTCAGCCAAATAGAGAGCAAAATGTGCCTACAGTACAAAGATACTACAGTATGCCATCTACTAGTAAAGTTATTTCTAATTCGAATCGTAATGAAAGTAAAGTAAAGCCTTGTATACCTGTACCTTCTATGTCACAAAGTAATACGGTAAAAAAAGAGATGTTACATTTGAAAGATACAAGTACTGTTCTTTCTGTTGATTACAAGGACTTTGAAGATAAATTACTAAATAGAAAAGTACATAATTCAACATTTAAAATGgacaataatattatttcag AAGCAGAATATATAaaggaattggaaaaattgaaacttgaaaataaaaagttgTTAGACGAGTTTATGACTAAAGAAGGGGAAGCAGTATTTTTAAGAAACCAATTGCAGCAGACACAATTACGcgcagaaaatgaaaaattagaaaaaacaCGTTTTATTGAAGAACAAGAAAATCGACATAGAGTAGAAATAAATGCTATTTGCAAAGAAAAAGAACATTTGAAAACTCAACTTGAATTGCAA ACATTTGAAGTAAGAAATTTAATGGAACGTTTTAAATTATTAGAGAGTGGAAATGTTCGGTTGACAGAGCCGCACAGTATGAATTTCAATGTctctacaaataaaaatagattCAGTTCACCAAGGAGTcg GTCACCAGTTCCTAGTGTGAAACCAGCCAAAGTAAAAGAAACTTGTATTCAAactaatatacataataaaaatctatttttgCTTAAGGTTTGGAATTCGT ATTATCCTCtgtctgaaattcccaaattaatcTACGATACACCACAACCAGAGAAATCTGTAGTTGATATTCAAATCATAGAGAAAACTGGAAAACGAAATTTACCTATTTTACAAGAGgaaaatacgtgtcgaatattcG AAAACCCAGAATTAGTAAAACCAGTAACAACTATGATAGACGACAAAATGCTTACTGTCGAGTTTATTTTCCCAGAAATATCTGTTCTTCAACAAAAAACGAATATGGAGCTTGAATCAGAAAATGTTATACCCATTATAAATAAG ATAATTGCTACTGCAAGGGAACTGCTTTTGAACGTAATAACTGTTCTTCAAACAATCTTTCAAGCTATGAACAACGACGATATTCGAGACATGAACGATATTTATTTCTCCGATTTATATTCAAATCCTAATTTCAATGGAAAATCTGCGTGTGCAGCAAATACGTGGCACGAATGTGAACGTGGTGTTGAAACCAGACGAGTGTTTGGTGTACTATCCTATATAAGTCTAGAATCGACTTATCTTAGCAAATATATTGCAGGAAAAGCACGACTGCTTACAGAAAGAGATGAATCTTATAAGTGTTATTCGCAACACATGATACGCTACAATATGTGGTCGGAAAAGAATCAGGATTTTGAAATACTCAGGATGCTATTGCAATTCGTTACTTTAGTCGGATCTACG AGGCGAGCACACCAGTTCAGTGGCCTTATATGTGCCATTATGATGCTTGTATATAATGTTCATAAAAAGGTTGAATACTGTTCTCAGGG AATGGACTATGTTTATcggatatttaaagaaatagtGTTTTCTAGACCATTACCTTATTGTTACGCGCTGCTTAGTAATATGATAATGATCTTTGTTAAATCTGCCACGTATTTACCAAAACTTTGTATTAATTCAC AATCAATGGCAGTGAATAATTGGAAAGGTTCTTTACATTTTATACCAG ATGCTTGCCCATTACAGATTTTTCTGGCACAAGTGGAAAATCATCATTTTGATCTGATCGCAGCTATAGACATCACAGACACACTGTTGAAATTTGTGCAATACGTATTGCAAACGAATGTTATCCCTCTAAGATCTGATACCTTGGATTCCTGTAACTGTTGCATGAAACTATTAAGGTTTACAATTAAAACTCTGAGCAAATGTTCCGAAGTAAATTTGAGCGCCCTTGGAGATTTCAACTTAAAGAGGTTCCCTTTGAAACAAGAAGAATCCTGCagcttgaaaaatatttgtagtaAACATTCGCCCTTTTTGCCGGAAAGTGATAAGAAGTGTATACGTGAAATCTATCAGGATAAATTTTCGGACGAAAATGCTTGGACGACCATGAAGAGAAAACAATCAAAAATGTTAAGAGACGGAATAAGATTCCTGTCTCACTTGGCAATATGCGATCCCGATTTTGTCATTCGATTATCTGATGTTGAAGATGCGTTTCATTTGTTTATAAGGAACATAAACTCTTTTGAAGATTTCGTTCTGCATGAGAACGAAC AGGAGGCCATGAGTCGAATAAAACAAACGTTCATTTTCGATAAAGTGTCGCAATCCGAAATCGAACAGGCTGAGAAAAACACCGTTACAAAACAGTTGGATATATTATCGAATTTCGACGAAACATCCGTGCAACCAGcaacctcaaattccaagaaaaatgaaaatctcTACAAAATTTTAACTGTATTCAAATCGCTGTACAAATAG
- the Sod1 gene encoding superoxide dismutase 1 — protein MVKAVCVLQGDAQGTLYFEQPENSPTVKVTGQVSGLKKGLHGFHIHEFGDNTNGCTSAGPHFNPLGKDHGAPDADVRHVGDLGNIEAGANGVANVNITDKLIQLQGPNNIIGRTLVVHADPDDLGKGGHELSKTTGNAGARQACGVVGIAKL, from the exons atGGTTAAAGCTGTGTGCGTTCTTCAAGGAGATGCCCAGGGCACTTTATACTTCGAACAACCG gAGAACAGCCCTACTGTAAAGGTTACAGGCCAAGTATCTGGTTTGAAAAAGGGACTGCATGGTTTTCACATTCACGAGTTCGGTGATAACACTAACG gTTGTACAAGTGCTGGTCCACACTTCAATCCATTAGGAAAAGACCATGGTGCTCCTGATGCAGATGTGCGTCatgttggagatttaggaaatatTGAAGCAGGTGCTAACGGTGTTGCCAATGTTAATATAACTGATAAACTTATTCAGCTTCAAGGTCCCAACAACATAATTGGCAGAACTCTTGTG GTTCATGCTGATCCGGATGATCTAGGTAAAGGTGGTCATGAATTATCAAAAACCACAGGAAATGCTGGTGCTCGTCAAGCTTGTGGAGTTGTTGGCATTGCAAAACTCTAA
- the LOC100879466 gene encoding NADH dehydrogenase [ubiquinone] 1 alpha subcomplex subunit 7, with protein MSRKIEHRQVTPLLQIFRELIRGKPIKEGLRFTDELASRTQPDPNVPGGPYHKTSKVYYFTRDARRLVEPPIEVVSRKQVTAGKDAPSEIKSCTPGKVFIPEK; from the exons atgtcgaGAAAAATCGAGCATCGTCAAGTAACTCCACTGTTACAAATATTTCGAGAGTTGATACGAGGT AAACCTATTAAAGAGGGATTGAGATTTACAGACGAATTAGCTTCACGTACACAGCCAGACCCAAATGTACCTGGTGGACCATATCATAAAACATCAAAAGTATATTACTTTACACGTGATGCTAGACGTCTTGTTGAACCTCCAATTGAAGTAGTTTCACGTAAACAAGTAACAGCAgg GAAAGATGCTCCTAGTGAAATTAAAAGCTGTACTCCAGGTAAAGTTTTTATACCAGAAAAGTGA